The window CGCCGCGGGCGGATGTCCACGAGGCCGATGGCGTTGAGCTGCATCAGTGCCTCCCGGACCGGGGTCCGCGATACACCGAAGCGGTTGGCAAGCACCGTTTCGTCCAGGCGCTCTCCTGGGGTGAACTCGTTGGAGAGTATTGCATTTTCGATTTCGTCCCGCAGCCATCGGCCGACATTCTCCGACATCAGCTCACCCTTCTTGAGTACGCAAACACGATTCTTGTATACACGAACATTGACGGCGTGCACATTGTGTGACACGTTATATACTATGTTGCGCGACCCGAGAATGGAACGGCGGCAGTTCCGGGTGATGCCAATGACGGAATTTTTCGATGCGGGGAGGACGAATGGGAATGCCTGAGACCTCGTTTTTCACCGACATGCTGCAGAGTATCACCGATCGCGGACGCAAGCTCCTGTTTGCCAGCACGCGTGCGTCAGCCGATGCGGGCGAAGTTGATTTCGAAACTCTCTGCGAAATGCTCTTGTCAAATCGAGGCGAAGCGTCGGGAATGGCGATCGCGGCAGAAATACTCGACCGCTGGGGCAAGCTCGACGCCGAGGGAGTGCGGCAGTTTCTGCAAATGCTCTCCGACAAGTTCGGGCCTGACATAACGAAGCTCGATCAGGCAATCGACAAGTACCGCGAAGAAGGGAACGCCGCCGCGATCACGGATCTCCATCGTGCATCCGAGCCGCGACGCCAAGAACTCCTGCGCCGATTGAATCACGCGCCAAATGGTACCGCCAAGCTGGTCCGGATGCGCCAGCAGCTACTCACTTCAAACGAGCGATCGGACGAACATCGCGCGCTCGACGCCGATTTCACCCATCTGTTCGGTTCCTGGTTCAACCGCGGTTTCCTGACACTTCGGCCGATCGACTGGTCGACACCGGCGCACATCCTGGAAAAGATCATCAAATACGAGGCCGTGCACGAGATCGACGGCTGGGACGAGTTGCGCCGCCGCTTGGCGCCCGCCGACCGTCGCTGCTTTGCCTTCTTTCATCCGCGATTGGCGGATGAACCGCTTGTGTTTGTTGAAGTGGCGCTCACACGATCCGTACCGAGCACCATCAAGGACGTGCTCGATGAAGGCAGGGAGCAGATCAATGCAGACGAAGCGACGACGGCCGTCTTCTATTCGATCTCCAACTGCCAGGATGGCCTGCGCGGGATCTCGTTCGGCAACTTCCTGATCAAGCAGGTCGTCGAGGATATGCGCCGGGACCTGCCGGGCCTGAAGAATTTCGTCACGCTGTCGCCCGTGCCGGGCTTTGCACGCTGGCTCGCCAAGGCGCGCACCTCGACAACCGACGCGATCCTGTCGGATGGGGAGCGCCAGGCGCTGACGCTGCTCGACGATCCGGCATGGGCCGACGACAAGGGCAAGGCGAGCGAGATAGAGCGCGTGCTGCTGCCGCTCGCAGCGCGCTATTTCCTGATCGAACGCACGCCCGAGGGTCGCCCGGTCGACCCCGTCGCCCGCTTTCATCTCGGCAACGGCGCCAAGCTCGAGAGGCTGAATTTCCTCGGCGACCGCTCCGCCAAGGCCATGCAGCAGGCGCATGGGCTGATGGTCAACTACCTCTACAAGCTCGAGGACATCGTCGCTAACCACGAGGCCTTGGCTCAGCGCGGCGAAGTCGCTGCGTCACGAACTATCAAGAACCTTATCGGCCGAAACACGGAAGTCGCCGCGCCAGCAAAAGTCGTCCGATTCGGCAACCATTCGCGCAGGCCCTGAACATTGATGGAGGAGCCGAAAATTGAGCAACCACCTTTTTGACGCCATACGGACTGCCGCTCGCGGTGATGCGCCTTTCATCCGCATCAATGGTGGTCGTACCTGGACCTACGATGATGCGCTGGACCTTTCGAGCCGTATCGCGAGCGCCATCGATACGCTCGGTATCCGCCCGGGCGATCGGGTCGCCGTGCAGGTCGACAAGAGCGCCGAAGCCTTGATCCTCTATCTCGCTTGCCTTCGCTCTGGCGCAATCTATCTGCCGCTGAACAGCGCCTACACTCTTGCCGAACTCGACTATTTCATCGGTGACGCGGAGCCGCGGCTGGTTGTCGTCTCCTCAACGACCAGGGAGGGCGTCGAGAAAATCGCCAAAGCGCACGGCGCGATCGTCGAAACGCTCGACGCCGACGGCACGGGCTCACTTCTCGACCTTGCCAGCGACGAGCCGGCCGATTTCGTTAATGCCTCACGCTCCGCCGACGACCTGGCAGCGATCCTTTATACTTCCGGCACGACGGGACGCTCCAAGGGCGCGATGCTGAGCCATGGCAACCTGCTCTCTAATGCCATGGCATTGCGCGACTATTGGCGCGTAACCTCTGATGACCGATTGATCCATGCCCTGCCGATCTTCCATACACACGGGCTGTTCGTCGCCAGCAATGTTACGCTGCTCTCCGGCGCCTCGATGTTCCTGCTGCCGAAATTCGATCCCGACGAGGTGCTGTCGTTGATGCAGCAGGCGACGCTCCTGATGGGCGTTCCGACCTTCTACGTGCGCCTGCTGCAGAGCCCGCGCCTCGACGTCCACGCGGTCGCGAACATGCGCCTCTTCGTTTCCGGTTCGGCGCCGCTGCTGGCCGAGACCCATATCGCGTTTCGCAACCGCACCGGCCACGCGATCCTCGAGCGCTACGGCATGACCGAAACCAACATGAACACCTCGAATCCCTACAACGGAGAACGAATCGCGGGAACGGTCGGCCTGGCCCTCCCCGGCGTAAGCGTGCGCGTCACCGATCCCGCGACCGGCGCGGTGCTGCCGCCCGAAGAAACCGGCATGATCGAAATCAAAGGGCCGAACGTCTTCAAAGGCTACTGGCGGATGCCGGAAAAGACCGCTGCGGAATTCACCTCCGATGGTTTCTTCATCAGCGGCGATCTCGGCAAGATCGATAGAAATGGCTATGTCCACATTGTCGGCCGCAGCAAGGATCTGGTGATTTCGGGCGGATACAACATCTATCCGAAAGAGGTCGAGGGCGAGATCGACCGGCTTGAGGGTGTCGCCGAGAGCGCCGTGATCGGTGTACCGCATCCCGACTTTGGAGAGGGCGTCACGGCGATCGTCGTTCGCAAGGCCGAAGCGGTGCTCGACGAAAACGCCATACTCGGCGCGCTCAAGGACCGGCTCGCGCGCTACAAGCAGCCGAAGCGCATCATCTTCGCCGAGGATCTGCCGCGCAACACCATGGGCAAGGTGCAGAAGAACGTCCTGCGGCAGCAATACGCCGACCTATACGCCACGATGTGACGCGGTCGCGCCCTCTGGGAGGAAGGCGCGTCCAAATCAACTTCAATCTTGAAAACGACAGCTACGGCGCCTCAGGCACCGGAGGGAGGGGAATCATGAGCATCGAACTACTATCCATAATGCTGCTTATCGGCATGTTCGTCATAGCGACGATGCAGCCAATCAACATGGGAGCGCTGGCATTCGGCTGCACCTTCCTGCTCGGCTCGCTGATCATCGGCATGAAGGCGAGCGACATCTTCGCGGGCTTTCCGAGCGATCTCTTTCTGACGCTGGTCGCCGTCACCTACCTATTCGCCATAGCGCAGATCAACGGCACGATCGACTGGTTGGTCGAAT of the Sinorhizobium chiapasense genome contains:
- a CDS encoding malonate--CoA ligase, with protein sequence MSNHLFDAIRTAARGDAPFIRINGGRTWTYDDALDLSSRIASAIDTLGIRPGDRVAVQVDKSAEALILYLACLRSGAIYLPLNSAYTLAELDYFIGDAEPRLVVVSSTTREGVEKIAKAHGAIVETLDADGTGSLLDLASDEPADFVNASRSADDLAAILYTSGTTGRSKGAMLSHGNLLSNAMALRDYWRVTSDDRLIHALPIFHTHGLFVASNVTLLSGASMFLLPKFDPDEVLSLMQQATLLMGVPTFYVRLLQSPRLDVHAVANMRLFVSGSAPLLAETHIAFRNRTGHAILERYGMTETNMNTSNPYNGERIAGTVGLALPGVSVRVTDPATGAVLPPEETGMIEIKGPNVFKGYWRMPEKTAAEFTSDGFFISGDLGKIDRNGYVHIVGRSKDLVISGGYNIYPKEVEGEIDRLEGVAESAVIGVPHPDFGEGVTAIVVRKAEAVLDENAILGALKDRLARYKQPKRIIFAEDLPRNTMGKVQKNVLRQQYADLYATM